A window of the Bacteroides thetaiotaomicron VPI-5482 genome harbors these coding sequences:
- a CDS encoding SAM-dependent methyltransferase: protein METALYLLPVTLGDTPLEQVLPSYNTEIIRGIRHFIVEDVRSARRFLKKVDREIDIDSLTFYPLNKHTSPEDISGYLKPLAGGASMGVISEAGCPAVADPGADVVAIAQRQKLKVIPLVGPSSIILSVMASGFNGQSFAFHGYLPIEPGERAKKLKTLEQRVYAESQTQLFIETPYRNHKMIEDILQNCRPQTKLCIAANITCEGEFIQTRTVKDWKGHIPELSKIPCIFLLYK, encoded by the coding sequence GTGGAAACTGCTCTTTACCTGTTGCCCGTTACATTGGGCGATACACCTCTTGAACAGGTGTTACCTTCTTATAATACGGAGATTATTCGTGGTATCCGGCATTTTATTGTCGAAGATGTTCGTTCTGCCCGTCGCTTTCTGAAGAAGGTTGACCGGGAAATTGATATTGATTCGCTGACTTTTTACCCTTTGAATAAGCATACTTCTCCCGAAGATATATCCGGTTATCTGAAGCCTTTGGCGGGTGGAGCCTCGATGGGGGTGATTTCGGAGGCGGGCTGTCCTGCCGTTGCCGATCCGGGAGCAGATGTGGTTGCCATTGCCCAGCGCCAGAAACTGAAAGTGATTCCTCTGGTAGGACCTTCCTCTATTATTCTTTCTGTAATGGCTTCGGGATTCAATGGACAGAGCTTTGCCTTTCATGGCTATCTGCCGATAGAACCGGGAGAACGGGCTAAGAAACTGAAAACACTGGAGCAGCGTGTCTATGCTGAAAGTCAGACACAGCTATTCATCGAAACTCCTTACCGGAATCATAAGATGATAGAAGATATCTTGCAGAATTGCCGTCCGCAGACAAAACTATGTATTGCTGCCAATATAACTTGCGAAGGCGAGTTTATACAAACCCGCACGGTGAAAGACTGGAAAGGGCATATTCCCGAATTGTCTAAGATTCCCTGTATTTTTCTCTTATACAAATAA
- a CDS encoding glycoside hydrolase family 43 protein: MKRLTQTLAFCLLTVFTAVAQKNYVSEVWVSDLGNGKYKNPVLYADYSDPDACRVGDDFYMTSSSFNCLPGLQILHSKDLVNWTIIGAAVPYALTPIETPERPEHGNRVWAPSIRHHNGEFYIFWGDPDQGAFMVKAKDPQGPWTEPVLVKPGKGIIDTCPLWDEDGKVYLVHAYAGSRAGLKSVITICELNKEATKAITPSRIIFDGHEAHQTCEGPKFYKRNGYYYIFHPAGGVPTGWQVVLRSKNAYGPYEWRTVLAQGDSPVNGPHQGAWVDTPSGEDWFFHFQDVGAYGRLVHLQPMKWVNDWPVIGIDKDGDGCGEPVMTYKKPNVGKIYPICTPQESDEFDGYILSPQWQWHANINEKWAYYAGDKSYVRLYSYPVVADYKNLWDVANLLLQKTPSDNFTTTMKLTFMPNPKLKGERTGLVVMGRDYAGLILENTDKGLVLSQIECKKADKGEAEQVNSSVGLTQNTVYLKVRFSCDGKKIKASEGGNDLIVICNFSYSLDGKKFLPLGNPFQAREGQWIGAKVGMFCTRPAIVTNDGGWTDVDWFRITRK; the protein is encoded by the coding sequence ATGAAACGATTGACACAGACTTTAGCTTTTTGCCTGCTAACTGTTTTCACTGCGGTAGCACAGAAAAACTATGTATCCGAAGTATGGGTTTCCGATCTCGGAAATGGTAAATACAAGAATCCGGTGCTCTATGCCGATTATTCCGATCCGGACGCTTGCCGCGTAGGAGATGATTTCTATATGACTTCTTCCAGCTTCAACTGTCTGCCGGGATTGCAGATTCTACATTCCAAGGATTTAGTGAACTGGACGATTATCGGAGCTGCTGTTCCCTATGCCCTCACCCCTATTGAAACACCGGAACGTCCGGAACACGGCAACCGTGTCTGGGCACCCAGTATCCGCCACCATAACGGAGAGTTTTATATCTTCTGGGGAGACCCGGACCAAGGCGCTTTCATGGTAAAAGCCAAAGACCCGCAAGGTCCGTGGACGGAACCTGTTCTGGTTAAACCGGGAAAAGGAATCATCGATACCTGCCCGCTTTGGGATGAAGACGGAAAAGTATATCTGGTACACGCCTATGCAGGAAGCCGCGCCGGACTGAAAAGTGTAATCACCATCTGTGAATTGAATAAGGAAGCGACCAAAGCCATCACCCCCTCACGCATTATCTTCGACGGTCACGAAGCACACCAGACGTGTGAAGGCCCGAAGTTTTATAAAAGGAACGGCTATTATTATATCTTCCATCCGGCAGGCGGTGTGCCAACCGGTTGGCAGGTAGTACTCCGTTCTAAAAATGCGTATGGTCCTTATGAATGGAGAACTGTACTGGCGCAGGGTGATTCTCCCGTCAATGGACCTCACCAGGGAGCTTGGGTAGACACTCCTTCCGGAGAAGACTGGTTCTTCCACTTTCAGGATGTAGGCGCTTATGGTCGCCTTGTTCACTTGCAACCGATGAAGTGGGTGAATGACTGGCCTGTAATCGGTATCGACAAAGATGGTGACGGTTGCGGCGAACCGGTAATGACCTACAAAAAGCCGAATGTAGGAAAGATATATCCCATCTGTACACCGCAAGAAAGCGACGAATTCGACGGATATATACTCTCTCCGCAATGGCAGTGGCACGCTAATATCAATGAGAAATGGGCATATTATGCCGGAGACAAAAGTTATGTCAGACTATACTCTTATCCGGTAGTAGCGGATTATAAGAATTTGTGGGATGTAGCTAATCTGTTGTTGCAAAAAACTCCTTCGGACAATTTCACCACCACAATGAAACTGACCTTCATGCCTAATCCCAAACTGAAAGGTGAACGTACAGGTTTGGTAGTAATGGGCAGGGATTATGCAGGATTGATTCTGGAAAATACGGACAAAGGTCTTGTGCTGTCTCAAATTGAATGTAAAAAAGCAGATAAAGGAGAAGCGGAACAGGTAAACTCTTCTGTCGGTCTTACCCAAAACACGGTATACCTAAAGGTACGTTTCAGTTGCGACGGCAAGAAAATTAAAGCCAGTGAAGGAGGTAACGACCTCATTGTGATATGCAACTTCAGTTATAGCCTTGACGGAAAGAAGTTCTTGCCATTAGGCAACCCTTTTCAGGCAAGGGAGGGACAATGGATTGGCGCCAAAGTCGGCATGTTCTGTACCCGTCCGGCTATTGTTACCAATGATGGAGGATGGACAGATGTAGACTGGTTCCGAATTACAAGGAAATGA
- a CDS encoding S9 family peptidase, producing MRKVSLALLLCLLCLAGMAQGQKALDLKDITSGRFRPENIQGVIPTPDGEHYTQMNADGTQIIKYSFRTGEKVEVIFDVNQARECDFKNFDSYQFSPDGDKLLIATKTTPIYRHSYTAVHYIYPLKRNDKGVTTNNIIERLSDGGPQQVPVFSPDGTMIAFVRDNNIFLVKLLYGNSESQVTEDGKQNMVLNGIPDWVYEEEFGFNRALEFSADNTMIAFIRFDESEVPSYSFPMFAGEAPQITPLKDYPGEYTYKYPKAGYPNSKVEVRTYDIKSHVTRTMKLPIDADGYIPRIRFTKDASKLAVMTLNRHQDRFDLYFADPRSTLCKLVLRDESPYYIKENVFDNIKFYPETFSLLSERDGFSHLYWYSMGGNLIKKVTNGKYEVKDFLGYDATDGSFYYTSNEESPLRKAVYKIDKKGKKTKLSQREGTNTPLFSKSMKYYMNKFSNLDTPMLVTLNDNTGKTLKTLITNDQLKQTLAGYAIPQKEFFTFQTTDGVTLNGWMMKPVNFSASKKYPVLMYQYSGPGSQQVLDTWGISWETYMASLGYIVVCVDGRGTGGRGEAFEKCTYLKIGVKEAKDQVETALYLGKQPYVDKDRIGIWGWSYGGYMTLMSMSEGTPVFKAGVAVAAPTDWRFYDTIYTERFMRTPKENAEGYKESSAFTRADKLHGNLLLVHGMADDNVHFQNCAEYAEHLVQLGKQFDMQVYTNRNHGIYGGNTRQHLYTRLTNFFLNNL from the coding sequence ATGAGAAAAGTAAGTTTAGCCCTGCTCCTCTGCCTTCTCTGCCTCGCCGGAATGGCACAAGGACAAAAGGCACTTGATTTAAAAGATATTACCTCCGGACGCTTCCGCCCGGAAAATATTCAGGGAGTCATCCCCACACCAGATGGAGAGCACTACACACAAATGAACGCCGATGGTACGCAAATCATCAAATACTCATTCCGCACAGGAGAAAAGGTAGAGGTGATCTTTGACGTGAACCAGGCACGCGAATGTGACTTCAAGAATTTCGACAGCTATCAGTTCTCACCCGATGGTGACAAATTACTGATCGCTACCAAAACGACCCCGATATACCGGCATTCATACACAGCTGTGCATTATATATACCCTTTGAAACGAAATGATAAGGGAGTTACGACAAACAACATTATTGAACGGCTGTCCGACGGCGGACCTCAACAGGTCCCCGTCTTTTCTCCAGACGGAACGATGATCGCTTTCGTGCGTGACAATAATATATTTCTCGTAAAGCTGCTCTACGGTAACAGCGAAAGCCAGGTGACCGAAGATGGCAAGCAAAATATGGTTCTCAACGGTATCCCCGACTGGGTATATGAGGAAGAGTTCGGTTTCAACCGCGCCCTGGAGTTCAGTGCCGATAATACCATGATTGCTTTCATCCGCTTCGACGAGTCGGAAGTTCCTTCCTATTCTTTTCCGATGTTCGCGGGAGAAGCACCGCAGATTACTCCTTTGAAAGATTATCCGGGAGAATACACCTACAAGTATCCGAAAGCCGGATACCCGAACTCGAAAGTAGAAGTACGTACGTACGACATCAAATCGCACGTGACCCGCACCATGAAGCTTCCGATAGATGCAGACGGATATATCCCCCGCATCCGCTTCACGAAAGATGCCAGCAAACTTGCCGTTATGACATTGAACCGCCATCAGGATCGTTTCGACCTTTATTTTGCCGATCCGCGCTCAACGCTCTGCAAGTTAGTGTTGCGTGATGAGTCACCTTATTATATTAAGGAGAACGTGTTCGATAATATCAAGTTCTATCCGGAAACTTTCAGTTTGCTTAGCGAACGTGACGGTTTCAGCCATCTTTACTGGTACAGCATGGGGGGAAACCTTATCAAGAAAGTAACCAATGGCAAATATGAAGTGAAGGATTTTCTGGGTTATGACGCAACAGACGGCTCTTTCTATTATACCAGCAATGAGGAAAGCCCCTTGCGTAAAGCAGTCTACAAGATTGATAAGAAAGGCAAAAAGACAAAGTTGTCTCAACGTGAAGGAACCAATACGCCGTTATTCAGCAAATCGATGAAGTATTATATGAACAAATTCTCGAATCTGGATACTCCTATGCTAGTTACGCTGAATGACAACACAGGCAAAACCTTAAAAACGCTTATCACCAACGACCAGTTGAAACAAACGTTAGCCGGCTATGCTATCCCGCAAAAAGAGTTCTTTACCTTCCAGACTACGGACGGGGTAACTTTGAATGGATGGATGATGAAGCCTGTCAACTTCTCCGCATCCAAGAAATATCCGGTGCTGATGTACCAGTATAGCGGTCCGGGGTCACAACAAGTTCTGGATACTTGGGGAATCAGCTGGGAGACTTACATGGCCAGCCTCGGCTATATCGTTGTATGTGTAGACGGTCGTGGTACAGGAGGCCGCGGAGAAGCGTTCGAGAAGTGCACTTATCTCAAAATCGGCGTGAAAGAAGCCAAAGACCAGGTCGAAACAGCTCTCTATTTAGGCAAACAGCCGTATGTGGATAAAGACCGTATCGGTATCTGGGGATGGAGCTATGGCGGATACATGACATTGATGAGTATGAGCGAAGGAACTCCGGTATTCAAAGCCGGTGTAGCTGTTGCCGCACCTACGGACTGGCGTTTCTACGACACTATATATACAGAACGTTTCATGCGCACCCCGAAAGAAAACGCAGAAGGATACAAAGAATCATCCGCTTTCACACGGGCTGACAAACTGCACGGCAATCTGTTGCTGGTACATGGTATGGCAGACGATAATGTTCACTTCCAGAACTGTGCAGAATATGCCGAGCATCTGGTGCAGTTGGGTAAACAATTTGATATGCAAGTATATACCAATCGTAATCATGGCATATACGGCGGCAACACCCGTCAGCATCTATATACACGATTGACCAACTTCTTCCTGAACAATTTGTAA
- a CDS encoding glycoside hydrolase family 28 protein, which translates to MNTMTRRLLWMVVCCLPFVSGCKQSECAISENAIDDTIYQNLPFEMPKVQQPVFPAYEVNISKFGAKGDGMTLNTKAINDAIKEVNQRGGGKVIIPEGTWLTGPIELLSNVNLYTERNALILFTGDFEAYPIIPTSFEGLETRRCQSPISARNAENIAITGYGIFDGNGDCWRPVKKEKLTASQWNKLVKSGGVLDEQERIWYPTAGSLKGAMACKDFNVPEGINTDEEWNEIRAWLRPVLLNFVKSKRILLEGVTFKNSPSWCLHPLSCEDFTVNNIQVINPWYSQNGDALDLESCKNALILNSVFDAGDDAICIKSGKDENGRRRGEPCQNVIVKNNTVLHGHGGFVVGSEMSGGVKNIYVEDCTFLGTDVGLRFKSTRGRGGVVENIYINNINMINIPNEPLLFDLFYGGKGAGEESEEDLLSRMKTAIPPVTEETPAFRDIHISNVICRGSGRAMFFNGLPEMPIRNVTVKNVVMTEATDGVVISQVDGVTLENIYVESTKGKNILNVKSAKNLKVDGETYEEIDAKGQILNFK; encoded by the coding sequence ATGAACACAATGACAAGAAGACTCCTCTGGATGGTCGTATGTTGTTTGCCGTTTGTCTCGGGATGCAAACAAAGTGAGTGCGCAATAAGCGAAAACGCAATAGATGACACCATTTACCAGAATTTACCTTTCGAAATGCCGAAAGTACAGCAGCCGGTTTTTCCTGCTTATGAGGTAAATATCTCTAAATTCGGAGCCAAGGGGGATGGGATGACCCTGAATACGAAAGCAATCAACGATGCTATAAAAGAAGTAAACCAACGTGGCGGAGGTAAAGTTATCATCCCAGAAGGCACTTGGCTGACCGGACCTATCGAACTGCTCAGCAACGTGAATCTTTATACAGAACGCAATGCCCTGATACTCTTCACCGGTGACTTTGAAGCATATCCTATCATCCCCACTTCTTTCGAAGGATTGGAAACACGCCGCTGTCAATCACCGATTTCTGCTCGTAATGCAGAGAATATCGCTATCACAGGATATGGAATATTTGACGGAAACGGAGACTGCTGGCGCCCGGTGAAGAAGGAAAAACTAACAGCTTCGCAATGGAATAAACTGGTAAAATCGGGTGGTGTACTCGATGAACAGGAAAGAATATGGTATCCTACCGCCGGTTCGCTGAAAGGTGCAATGGCCTGCAAAGACTTCAATGTGCCCGAAGGCATCAACACGGACGAAGAATGGAATGAAATCCGTGCATGGTTGCGCCCCGTATTACTGAATTTCGTGAAAAGCAAGAGGATTTTGCTGGAAGGAGTTACTTTCAAGAACTCACCGAGCTGGTGTCTGCATCCGTTGTCATGTGAAGACTTTACAGTGAATAATATTCAGGTAATCAATCCCTGGTATTCTCAGAACGGAGATGCACTCGATCTGGAATCTTGCAAGAATGCACTGATCCTGAATAGTGTATTCGATGCGGGTGACGATGCCATCTGTATCAAATCGGGCAAAGATGAGAACGGCCGCCGCCGCGGAGAACCTTGCCAGAATGTAATCGTAAAGAATAATACGGTATTACATGGGCATGGCGGATTTGTAGTAGGCAGTGAAATGTCCGGTGGTGTGAAGAATATCTATGTAGAAGATTGTACATTCCTGGGAACAGATGTAGGTCTGCGCTTCAAAAGTACCCGCGGACGTGGCGGTGTTGTAGAAAACATCTATATCAATAACATCAATATGATCAATATACCGAACGAACCGTTACTTTTCGACCTGTTCTATGGTGGCAAAGGAGCCGGAGAAGAATCGGAAGAAGATCTGCTGAGCCGTATGAAGACGGCGATTCCTCCTGTAACCGAAGAGACTCCTGCGTTCCGTGATATTCATATATCAAATGTCATTTGCAGAGGTTCGGGACGTGCGATGTTCTTCAACGGACTTCCGGAAATGCCTATCCGTAACGTAACTGTGAAGAATGTTGTGATGACGGAAGCTACTGACGGAGTCGTTATCAGTCAGGTAGACGGTGTCACACTCGAAAATATTTATGTAGAATCAACCAAAGGAAAGAATATACTGAATGTCAAAAGCGCCAAGAATCTGAAAGTCGATGGAGAGACTTATGAAGAGATTGACGCCAAAGGACAGATATTGAATTTCAAATAA
- a CDS encoding enoyl-ACP reductase FabI: MSNNLLKGKRGIIFGALNDQSIAWKVAERAVEEGATITLSNTPMAIRMGEVNALAEKLNCQVVPADATSVEDLTNVFKTSMDILGGQIDFVLHSIGMSPNVRKKRTYDDLDYGMLDKTLDISAVSFHKMIQSAKKLNAIAEYGSIVALSYVAAQRTFYGYNDMADAKALLESIARSFGYIYGREHSVRVNTISQSPTFTTAGSGVKGMDKLYDFANRMSPLGNATADECADYCIVMFSDLTRKVTMQNLFHDGGFSSVGMSLRAMATYEKGLDEYMDENGNIIYG; encoded by the coding sequence ATGAGTAACAACTTGTTGAAAGGAAAAAGAGGAATTATCTTCGGTGCACTGAACGACCAGTCTATCGCCTGGAAAGTAGCAGAGCGCGCCGTGGAAGAAGGTGCAACTATTACATTATCAAATACTCCGATGGCTATCCGTATGGGTGAAGTCAATGCATTAGCTGAAAAACTAAACTGTCAGGTAGTGCCGGCAGATGCCACCAGTGTGGAAGATCTGACGAATGTATTCAAGACATCTATGGATATATTGGGCGGACAAATTGATTTTGTATTGCACTCTATCGGTATGTCTCCTAACGTGCGCAAGAAACGTACTTATGATGACCTTGACTATGGAATGTTGGACAAGACATTGGATATTTCGGCTGTATCGTTCCATAAAATGATTCAGTCCGCCAAGAAACTGAACGCTATTGCGGAATATGGTTCTATCGTAGCTTTGAGTTATGTCGCTGCTCAGCGTACTTTTTACGGCTACAATGACATGGCAGATGCTAAAGCCCTGCTGGAATCTATCGCACGCAGTTTCGGGTACATCTACGGTCGTGAGCATAGCGTACGTGTGAATACGATTTCACAGTCGCCTACCTTTACTACTGCCGGTTCGGGAGTGAAAGGTATGGATAAGCTGTATGATTTCGCTAACCGTATGTCTCCGCTTGGAAATGCAACAGCTGACGAATGTGCGGATTATTGTATCGTGATGTTCTCCGACCTTACCCGTAAAGTGACTATGCAGAACTTATTCCATGACGGTGGTTTCTCCAGCGTAGGTATGAGTCTTCGTGCAATGGCTACTTACGAAAAAGGACTGGATGAGTACATGGACGAAAATGGTAATATCATTTACGGATAA
- a CDS encoding GldB family lipoprotein yields the protein MKLRISLLTILIGMLFASCGLSTGKVAEQKEEGISVLRYDKLLSEYVRSNSFSAMQKLTMDYRQPTKILIEDVLSIGTVKDDTISQRLQKFYSDSTLLRLLSDVEAKYPNLDEVEKGLTKGFRKLKKEVPDTKIPFIYSQISAFNESIILVDTLLGISLDKYMGEDYPLYKRFYYDYQCTSMRPERIVPDCFAFYLLSRYEMNYHEGTCLVDLMMHSGKINYVVQHLLGYDDIGQAMGYSDQENEWCRKNEKDIWEYICANDHLHARDPMVIRYYMKPAPTVDMLGGQAPALIGSWVGARIIASYMKKHKDLKIKDLLELTDYQSMFEESGYLKL from the coding sequence ATGAAACTACGGATCTCTCTTCTTACTATATTAATAGGTATGCTTTTCGCCTCCTGCGGCTTAAGCACAGGAAAGGTTGCGGAGCAGAAGGAAGAAGGGATTTCTGTTCTGAGATACGATAAGCTGTTGAGCGAATATGTTCGCTCCAACAGCTTTTCCGCTATGCAGAAACTGACAATGGACTATCGCCAGCCGACAAAGATTCTGATAGAAGATGTACTGTCTATCGGTACGGTGAAGGACGACACCATTTCTCAGCGTTTGCAAAAATTCTACTCGGATAGCACCTTGCTTCGTTTGCTGAGCGATGTAGAAGCTAAATATCCCAATCTTGACGAAGTAGAAAAAGGACTCACCAAAGGATTCCGGAAGCTGAAGAAGGAAGTCCCCGATACGAAAATACCATTTATTTATTCGCAGATATCCGCATTCAATGAATCAATCATTCTGGTAGATACATTGCTGGGAATCAGCCTCGATAAGTATATGGGAGAAGACTATCCTCTCTACAAACGTTTCTACTATGACTATCAATGTACCTCGATGCGTCCGGAACGGATTGTGCCGGATTGTTTCGCATTCTATCTCCTTAGCCGTTACGAAATGAACTATCATGAAGGTACTTGTCTGGTCGATCTGATGATGCATTCCGGCAAAATCAATTATGTGGTGCAGCATTTGCTTGGTTATGACGATATTGGTCAGGCAATGGGATACTCCGATCAGGAGAACGAATGGTGCAGGAAAAACGAAAAGGATATCTGGGAGTATATCTGTGCAAACGATCATCTGCACGCACGTGACCCAATGGTGATCCGCTACTATATGAAACCGGCGCCTACTGTTGATATGCTGGGAGGACAAGCCCCTGCATTGATCGGTTCGTGGGTGGGAGCACGGATTATAGCATCCTACATGAAAAAGCATAAAGATCTTAAAATAAAGGATCTGCTGGAACTTACCGATTATCAGAGTATGTTCGAAGAGTCCGGTTACCTGAAACTCTAG
- the lipA gene encoding lipoyl synthase translates to MADRVRKPEWLKINIGANDRYTETKRIVDSHCLHTICSSGRCPNMGECWGKGTATFMIGGDICTRSCKFCNTQTGRPHPLDANEPTHVAESIALMKLDHAVVTSVDRDDLPDLGAGHWAHTIREIKRLNPQTTIEVLIPDFQGRMELVDLVIEANPDIISHNMETVRRISPLVRSAANYDTSLQVIGHIARSGTKSKSGIMVGLGETPQEVETIMDDLLAVGCQILTIGQYLQPTHRHYPVAEYVTPQQFATYKTIGLEKGFSIVESAPLVRSSYHAEKHIR, encoded by the coding sequence ATGGCTGACAGAGTGCGCAAGCCTGAATGGCTGAAAATAAATATCGGTGCCAACGACCGTTACACCGAAACTAAAAGAATTGTCGACTCCCACTGCCTGCATACGATATGCAGCAGTGGGCGTTGTCCCAACATGGGAGAATGCTGGGGAAAAGGAACTGCCACATTTATGATCGGCGGTGACATCTGTACCCGCAGCTGCAAATTCTGCAACACACAAACCGGACGCCCGCATCCACTGGATGCCAACGAACCGACACACGTAGCGGAGTCTATCGCTCTTATGAAACTAGATCATGCGGTAGTTACCTCGGTAGACCGTGACGACCTTCCCGATCTGGGAGCCGGACATTGGGCACATACCATTCGTGAGATCAAACGACTGAATCCGCAGACCACAATCGAAGTACTGATACCCGATTTTCAGGGTAGAATGGAACTGGTAGACCTAGTGATAGAAGCCAATCCCGACATCATTTCCCATAATATGGAGACGGTAAGACGCATCAGTCCCCTGGTTCGCAGTGCGGCCAACTATGATACCAGCCTGCAAGTGATCGGTCACATCGCCCGAAGCGGAACAAAATCAAAAAGCGGTATTATGGTGGGGTTGGGAGAAACTCCACAGGAAGTGGAAACCATTATGGACGACCTGCTGGCAGTCGGCTGCCAGATTCTTACGATAGGACAATATTTGCAGCCTACGCACCGTCATTATCCGGTTGCCGAGTATGTGACGCCACAGCAATTCGCCACATACAAAACCATCGGTTTGGAGAAAGGATTCAGCATTGTAGAGAGTGCTCCTCTCGTTCGTTCGTCTTATCATGCAGAGAAACACATTCGATAG
- a CDS encoding DUF4861 domain-containing protein, with amino-acid sequence MKKNIFIITLLVGCCSLSAWAQKQEKTITVEVNNNWNRAKTDEPVVINLRDLHTGFKVKSAVVMEGSTEIPSQLDDLNRDRKMDELAFVTSLPAHGRKTFQVTLSSEKSTKTYPARVYAEMFIADPRKGKHQSVQAITVPGTSNIYSMVRPHGPVLESELVGYRLYFNEKQTPDIYGKFNKGLEIKESQFYPTDEQLARGFGDDVLRVFDSCGPGAFKGWDGKKATHITPVATRTERIISYGPVRVIAEIEVTGWKYQNAELDMMTRYTLYAGHRDLRIEAFFDEPIKNEVFCTGVQDIVGTAESYSDHKGLVGSWGTDWPVNDTVKYAKETVGLGTCIPQRYVKSEEKDKDNYLYTITSPGSKYLQYHTTFTSMKETFGYKTPEAWFAYLREWKEELVHPVTVKIKDIH; translated from the coding sequence ATGAAGAAGAATATTTTTATCATCACACTCCTTGTCGGGTGCTGCTCTCTGTCCGCCTGGGCTCAAAAACAGGAGAAAACCATTACTGTAGAAGTAAACAATAACTGGAACCGTGCCAAGACGGATGAACCGGTAGTAATCAACTTGCGTGACTTGCATACCGGATTTAAAGTAAAGTCTGCCGTAGTAATGGAAGGAAGCACTGAAATTCCTTCTCAGCTGGACGACCTGAACAGAGACCGTAAGATGGATGAACTGGCATTCGTTACCAGCCTCCCTGCTCACGGAAGAAAAACATTTCAGGTAACCCTGTCTTCTGAAAAGAGTACGAAAACCTATCCGGCACGGGTTTATGCGGAAATGTTCATTGCTGACCCGAGAAAAGGAAAGCATCAGTCAGTACAGGCAATCACTGTCCCTGGTACAAGTAATATATATAGTATGGTCCGTCCTCATGGTCCTGTACTGGAATCGGAACTGGTAGGCTATCGTCTTTACTTTAACGAAAAACAGACACCGGATATCTACGGTAAGTTCAATAAAGGACTGGAAATCAAAGAATCTCAGTTCTACCCTACTGACGAACAGTTAGCAAGAGGATTCGGTGACGATGTCCTCCGGGTATTCGACAGTTGCGGTCCGGGTGCTTTCAAAGGATGGGACGGAAAGAAAGCAACTCATATCACTCCGGTGGCTACCCGTACGGAACGTATCATCTCTTACGGTCCGGTGCGTGTCATCGCAGAAATCGAAGTGACAGGCTGGAAATATCAAAATGCGGAATTGGACATGATGACCCGTTACACACTCTATGCCGGACACCGTGATCTTCGTATCGAGGCATTCTTCGACGAGCCGATTAAGAACGAAGTGTTCTGTACAGGCGTTCAGGATATTGTCGGTACCGCAGAATCTTACTCGGATCACAAAGGGCTTGTCGGCAGTTGGGGAACAGACTGGCCGGTAAACGATACCGTGAAATATGCCAAAGAAACAGTAGGTCTTGGGACCTGCATTCCCCAACGATATGTGAAATCGGAAGAGAAAGACAAAGACAACTACCTCTACACCATCACATCTCCGGGAAGCAAATACTTACAGTATCACACCACTTTCACTTCCATGAAAGAAACTTTCGGCTATAAGACACCGGAAGCATGGTTCGCTTATCTCCGCGAATGGAAAGAAGAATTGGTACATCCGGTAACGGTCAAAATAAAAGATATTCATTAA